The genome window AGGGTATGGACCACGTGTATTTGGCGCAATACCTGCAACATCATTTAAATGTTTTGCCTCTTTAATATCTTCTTTTGAATAAATATCTTTAATTTCGATACCTTCATTTGTCATAAATTTTTCTTCTGACGCTTGAGGTGCTTCGGCTGCTAATACTTTTTCGATTTCAACTGCACTAAAATTTGGCTTGCTCATCGTTGGACCTCCTTCATGCTAGCGAACACTGAATTTAATTTTTCAATGATGTTCTGTCCTGCGAAAATAAAGCCGTTTAAGCCATTTGCTAACCAAGCTTCTTCTTCGTCGTTAAATTTACCTGCAACGTCAACAATTACGTTAGCTGGTTTGCCTGCTAAAATTGCTGGTACTAATTCTTTTGTATCGTCATCATTACCTGCCATCACCACATACGTTGCTTCTGTAGCGTTTAACCAAGCCAATGCTTCTTCAGCTGTTGCAGCTGGTTCACTTTTTTCTGGTACTAGGCCTACAGTGTTTAAGAAACCTGATACGAAATCGGCACGTGGTTTTGAGCTTTTCAGTGTACCTAATGCTAAGATTCCTGTTTTCGCATTTGTCGCTGTCATTTCCGCTCGTAATTGCTCAAAAGGTATAGCAATTCGCTTAATTTCTGCAAATAGCGGGTTTGTTTCGCTTTCATGAACATCTGCTGGATTGGCATAAATATTTGTACCGATTAATGATTGCTTACGTGTTTGTACCGATTTGATACGAGCTTGATATGATTTTTCAAGTTCCTCAGTAAGCTTTCCTGATGCAGTGTAAGCATCAATGCCTCCAGCTGCTTCAATTTCTAAGAATAATGCCCAAGCTTCTTTCACAAAATCTGCTGTTAATGACTCAATAAAGTATGAGCCACCAGCTGGGTCTATAACTTTTAAAACATTTGTTTCTTCTTTTAAGATTAATGATACATTTCGTGCAATACGAATCGATTGATCTGTTGGCTTCGTTATTGCATCATGAGGGTGAACTGTAAAGACATCCGCACCGCCAATTAAGCCAGAAAGCGCTTCATTTGCTGAACGTAATAAGTTTACATAAACATCCAGCTTCGAGAAGCTTCTTAATGACGTCTCAGCAATAGTTGGAACTTTTACGCTGTCAGACACTCCATAAGCGGATGAGAACGCTTTCCAAAGTACTTTAAAAGCACGGAGTTTTGCGATTTCTGTAAAGAACTGTGTATCAATAGCAAAGGATACATAAAATTTCTTCGCGAACGCTTCAAAGCTTTCTTCTTGATTTGCGTATTTTGCCGCTAATGCAAGCGCATATGCTAATTCTTGCACAGCGTTAGCTCCTTCATTATGATAAACCGTTGTGTCTGCACCGATTGAGCGCACGCTCGGGAAATCAATTAAAGAGATAGGGCTTTTCGATACGATGAAACCTTTTACCGTTTCTCGCTGATCAACTGCTATTTTGTCGAATACTGCTAATAATGGGTCATTTGAATTTACAACCGTAATTTTAAACGAATATTCTGAGAAATAAGTCGCTAATTGTGCTAGTACTTCTTCAGTCCATTCAAAATTTACACGGCTATCAATTGTTACTACTTCATTGCCTCGAGCTAAGCTATCATCAAGCTGTGCAAAAAATGCCTCGCTTGTATCAGCATATAATTGCTGTGCCACTCGAAATGCTTGATTATTTTGTAGGGAACGGATTGTGGCAACTTGTTTATCAAGTTCTTCACCAAGTTTTGCTACTAAACTTTCTTGAGTGTAAAGAGGTTCTAATGTAACACCTTCACTTGTTTTCGTTAAAAGAGACTCGAATGGTTTCCCTTTTAAAGCCTTGATTGCTGCATCTTGCCATTCTGAATAGGATGGCTTTTCAAATTCAATATTTTTCATGTTGTTTGACATGCGGACGCTTAATCAGCTTCCCCCCTTAGTAGTTTCTATTTGTTATTCTACATGACAAATTGCGACTCGAAAAGCATAAAAAAATTCGGAAACCGTTATACAACAGGTTTCCGACAAGTCATCAGTAGACTGACGTTGAAGATTTATTTGTATTTTCGAGTATTTCTTTCACTCTATTTAGGAATTTACCACAAACAAGTCCATCCAGAACTCGATGATCTAAAGATAAACATAAATTCACAATATCTCGTGCAGCGAACATTCCACCAGGTAAAATAACTGGTTTTTTTACAATATTTTCCACTTGTAAAATTGCTGCTTGTGGATAATTAATGATGCCCATCGACTGAACAGAACCGAATGCGCCGGTATTATTTACAGTAAATGTACCACCTTTTATATCATCCATCGTCAGTTTTCCAGCACGTACTTTCATTGCAAGCTCATGAATTTCCTTCGCGATACCTTTTATCGATTTTTCATCAGCGTGTTTTATAACAGGAACAAATAATGCATCGTCTGTTGCTACTGCAATGGAAATATTTATGTCATGCTTTTGGATAATTTTGTCCTCTGCCCACATGGAATTCATCATTGGGAACTCCTTTAAAGCTTGAGCGACAGCCTTTATAAAGAAAGCAAAATACGTAATATTAAAGCCTTCTTTTTGCTTAAATTCTGTCTTAATGCTATCACGATATGCTACTAAATCTGTAACATCTACTTCCATCATCATCCATGCATGTGGCACTTCATGAACGCTTCGTACCATATTATTAGCGATGGCACGGCGCACCTTTGTTACTGGAATTTCAATATCACCAGCTTGAATAGGTTGTATAGATGTTGCTGATTTAGTATTCTCCTGTGTTGCAGGTGCTGACTGTTGAACAGCTGTATCGACAGCAGACGTTGTTTCAACCTGAGAAGTTGGAACATTTCCTGCTTCAATCAGTTTCATAAGGTCTTTTCTTGTAATACGTCCCCCTTCACCTGTTCCTGTAACTTGATCAAGTGCAATATCATGCTCTTGTGCAAGTCGAAGAACAGCTGGTGAATAACGTACTTTATCCTGTCGAACTGTTTTTTGTGTAGCTATCGTAGCTGTCGTTGGCTGCTGAGTCTCCTGTTTCTTTTGTACGCCTGCATTTAAGATAGCCGTACTTACCGCGGATTTTTTCGCTGGAGGTGGAGGAGGCAACTCACTGTCACCTGCTATTTCAATGGAACAAACGACTGCTCCAACCGGCAACGTTTGCCCTTCCTGTGCAAGTAGCTCTGTAATGACTCCTTCAAAAGAAGACGGGATTTCTGCATTTACTTTATCTGTTACAACTTCTGCTAGTGGATCATATTTTTTTACCGTATCACCTGGCTTGACAAGCCATTTTTCAATCGTACCTTCTGTTACACTTTCGCCGAGCTGTGGCATTGTAATATTTTGAATAGCCATCATCTATTCCTCCCATCAATTATGCCTAGGTGTAATTGTATCTATCGAATTACTATAATCTGTTGATTCGTCCGTGGTTAAAATTTCTTTTCACTCGTTGAAAAAATTCCTAATACCCCTATTTAGAAATAAGCTCTTCTATATTAGAATGCAGCAAGTTCTCGCATCGCACGCTCTACTTTTTCAGGGTTAATCATAAAATACTTTTCCATCGTTGGTGCATACGGCATCGCTGGAACATCTGGTCCCGCTAGGCGTTGAATTGGTGCATCGAGTTCAAATAAACAATGCTCAGCAATAATTGCTGCAACCTCACCCATAATGCTTCCTTCTTTATTATCCTCAGTAACTAGTAAAACTTTACCTGTTTTACTTGCCGCCTCAATGATTGCTTCTTTATCAAGAGGATAAACCGTGCGTAGGTCAAGAATATGCGCTGAAATACCGTCTGCCGCTAGGCGTTCTGCTGCCTGTAATGCAAAATGGACGGCTAAACCATACGTAATGACAGTAACGTCTTCCCCTTCGCGCTTAACATCTGCCTTACCAATCGGTAATGTGTAATCATCTACTGGTACTTCACCTTTAATGAGTCGATAAGCACGTTTATGCTCAAAAAATAGTACTGGATCCTCATCACGGATTGCTGCTTTTAACAAACCTTTTGCATCATAAGGTGTTGACGGAATAACAATTTTTAAGCCTGGAGTTCCTGCAAAAAGTGCTTCTACAGATTGCGAATGATAGAGTGCTCCGTGAATACCTCCGCCAAATGGTGCACGTATAACCATTGGGCAAGACCAGTCATTATTTGAACGGTAGCGGATTTTTGCTGCCTCAGAAACGATTTGGTTAACGGCAGGCATAATGAAATCAGCGAATTGCATCTCGGCAATTGGGCGCATCCCATACATCGCAGCACCAATACCAACACCTGCAATAGCACTCTCTGCAAGAGGTGTGTCAAGTACCCGATATTCACCAAATTGCTCGTAAAGACCTGTTGTTGCTTTGAAAACCCCGCCTTTGCGACCAACGTCCTCTCCTAAAATGAAAACACGCTCATCACGTTCCATCTCTTCCTTCATCGCTAATGTAATCGCATCAATATAAGACATCACTGCCATTACACGTCACCTCCGTCCACTGGTGCATATACGTACTTCAAAGCATGCTCTGGTGTTGCATACGGAGCAGCTTCTGCATAATCTGTTGCTTCATTCACCTCTGCCATGATACGCTCTTCTATTTCAGCACGGAGCTTTTCTGTCATAACTCCAGCATCCATTAGATACTTTTCAAATAACAGAACAGGATCCTTTGCTTTGCCTTCTGCTATATCCTCGGCAGTTCGATATTGACGATCATCATCATCCGAAGAATGTGCCGTTAAGCGATACGTCACTGTTTCTATTAAACTCGGCCCTTCACCACTACGTGCACGATCAGCTGCTTCTTTTACAACCTTATAGACTTGTAACGGACATTTTCCATCAACAGTAACACCTGGCATACCGTAGCCAATGCCGCGATCTGACACTTTCGCACAGCCTAATTGACGTTCAACTGGCACGGAAATTGCGTATTGATTATTTTCTACCATTATAATAACGGGAAGCTTATGAACCCCTGCGAAATTCGCACCTTCATGGAAATCACCTTGGTTAGATGAGCCTTCACCGAGTGTAACGAAAGTAATAAAATCTTCTTTTTGCAGACGCCCTGCTAAAGCTACTCCCACCGCGTGTGGAACTTGTGTAGTAACTGGCGAAGAGCCTGTTAGAATACGATTTTTCTTTTGTCCAAAATGACCTGGCATTTGACGTCCACCTGAGTTTGGATCCTCTGCTTTGGCAAATGCGGATAACATCAGTTCTCTTGGTGTCATTCCAAAATGTAAAACAACACCCATATCACGATAATACGGCGCAATATAATCTTTGTTATGATCAAGAGCAAAGGCCGCTCCTACTTGTGCTGCCTCCTGTCCCTGACATGAAATAACAAACGGAATCTTACCAGAACGGTTTAACAACCACATACGTTCATCTAGTCTTCTTGCCATTAACATCGTTTCGAACATTGCAAGTACATCTTCATTTGATAAACCTAAATCCTCATGCTTGATTTGAACATCTTGCATACGAACACCCCTTTCGTATTGTAGAGAAATAACTAAAGCATTTTATGGCTCTTCACCAAATATGTACTTGACTGCACATTATGTTCCATGTGCTTTCATACCAATTTACTTTTTTAATCAAGAACAGATTTTAGTATTGATCCCATATTAAATCCCCATACTTTAGTGAAATTATAAATCATCAATTATGCCTCAGCATAATTGCGTCCGGATTCGGCTTTGTGCTTAGGCCTACACGACGCAGGTCAGTTAGCCGTTATCGCATGGATGCGATGATTTTTAGGCTAACATCCTATATTGCACTCCTTTCCGAATCTGTGACATCCACCGGAGGCTTTAGGCCAACAGATGTTTTTTGCGCGAAAGCGTAGTGCTAACGCAACGGCAGCACATGTTTTTGTCTGTGCGAAAGCGAAGCGACAGCAACAGCACGATATTGGTCACTCAGTCGTTGCCACAGGACGTGGCGTTCTTAGACTGAGTTCCTCTATTTCAGCTGATGTTTGGACCCGCTAAAAAGTAATTTAAATCCGCATTCATTAGCTGAAAGAAGTTAAAAATGAATGGCACGATTATCGACTGCTAACGCTGATTCCACTAACACCTCATTCAGTGACGGATGTGGATGAATGGCCTGACTAACTTCCCACGGCGTTGCATCTAGTAACTTAGCAAGTGATGCTTCACCAATTAAATCTGTCACATGTGGTCCTACCATATGAATACCCAAAATATCATTCGTTTCTTCATCAGCAACAATTTTTACAAAGCCATCTGTCTCTCCATTAACTAGCGCTTTTCCAATCGCCTTGAATGGAAACTTACCGACCTTCAATGTATAACCTTGCTCTTGTGCAGCACTTTCTGTTAAGCCAATACTTGCAACCTCAGGGTAAGAATAAACGCATTTTGGTACCTTTAGAACATCAAGTGCCTCTGTTTTACCCGTTGCAATATGCTCAATAGCAGATAACCCTTCGTGAGAAGCAACATGCGCTAATTGTAAACCACCGATAACATCCCCAATAGCATACATATGTGATTCCTTCGTTTGATACGAATCATTGACTTTGATAAACCCATTTTCAACTTCTATTTCTGTATTTTCTAAACCTATACCTTGCGTATTTGCTTCACGCCCTACAGAAAGCAATAATTTATCAGCCTCAAATAATTCTTCCTTATCACTAACTTTTGCAGAAATGAAAACGTTATCATTTTCAATTTTGATGGTTCCTGTATCTAAGCGAGCGTTTGTCACGATACGGACGCCTCTTTTTTCAAGCTGTTTTGTCACTTCTTTTACAATATCTGTATCCTCTGTAGGCAAAATTGATGGTCCATATTCAATGACCGTTACGTAAACCCCAAAATCACAAAGCATCGAAGCCCATTCTATGCCAATAACTCCTCCGCCAACAATTAACATTGACTTTGGCAGTTCTTTCATTTGCAGTGCATGATCAGAGTTCATCACATATTTACCGTCGACCGTTAGTCCTGCCATTCC of Lysinibacillus agricola contains these proteins:
- a CDS encoding dihydrolipoamide acetyltransferase family protein, which encodes MAIQNITMPQLGESVTEGTIEKWLVKPGDTVKKYDPLAEVVTDKVNAEIPSSFEGVITELLAQEGQTLPVGAVVCSIEIAGDSELPPPPPAKKSAVSTAILNAGVQKKQETQQPTTATIATQKTVRQDKVRYSPAVLRLAQEHDIALDQVTGTGEGGRITRKDLMKLIEAGNVPTSQVETTSAVDTAVQQSAPATQENTKSATSIQPIQAGDIEIPVTKVRRAIANNMVRSVHEVPHAWMMMEVDVTDLVAYRDSIKTEFKQKEGFNITYFAFFIKAVAQALKEFPMMNSMWAEDKIIQKHDINISIAVATDDALFVPVIKHADEKSIKGIAKEIHELAMKVRAGKLTMDDIKGGTFTVNNTGAFGSVQSMGIINYPQAAILQVENIVKKPVILPGGMFAARDIVNLCLSLDHRVLDGLVCGKFLNRVKEILENTNKSSTSVY
- a CDS encoding alpha-ketoacid dehydrogenase subunit beta — its product is MAVMSYIDAITLAMKEEMERDERVFILGEDVGRKGGVFKATTGLYEQFGEYRVLDTPLAESAIAGVGIGAAMYGMRPIAEMQFADFIMPAVNQIVSEAAKIRYRSNNDWSCPMVIRAPFGGGIHGALYHSQSVEALFAGTPGLKIVIPSTPYDAKGLLKAAIRDEDPVLFFEHKRAYRLIKGEVPVDDYTLPIGKADVKREGEDVTVITYGLAVHFALQAAERLAADGISAHILDLRTVYPLDKEAIIEAASKTGKVLLVTEDNKEGSIMGEVAAIIAEHCLFELDAPIQRLAGPDVPAMPYAPTMEKYFMINPEKVERAMRELAAF
- a CDS encoding methylmalonyl-CoA mutase family protein — its product is MKNIEFEKPSYSEWQDAAIKALKGKPFESLLTKTSEGVTLEPLYTQESLVAKLGEELDKQVATIRSLQNNQAFRVAQQLYADTSEAFFAQLDDSLARGNEVVTIDSRVNFEWTEEVLAQLATYFSEYSFKITVVNSNDPLLAVFDKIAVDQRETVKGFIVSKSPISLIDFPSVRSIGADTTVYHNEGANAVQELAYALALAAKYANQEESFEAFAKKFYVSFAIDTQFFTEIAKLRAFKVLWKAFSSAYGVSDSVKVPTIAETSLRSFSKLDVYVNLLRSANEALSGLIGGADVFTVHPHDAITKPTDQSIRIARNVSLILKEETNVLKVIDPAGGSYFIESLTADFVKEAWALFLEIEAAGGIDAYTASGKLTEELEKSYQARIKSVQTRKQSLIGTNIYANPADVHESETNPLFAEIKRIAIPFEQLRAEMTATNAKTGILALGTLKSSKPRADFVSGFLNTVGLVPEKSEPAATAEEALAWLNATEATYVVMAGNDDDTKELVPAILAGKPANVIVDVAGKFNDEEEAWLANGLNGFIFAGQNIIEKLNSVFASMKEVQR
- the lpdA gene encoding dihydrolipoyl dehydrogenase; the protein is MAQNYDVVILGGGTGGYVAAIRAAQLGLKTAIVERERLGGTCLHKGCIPSKALLRSAEVYRMANKTATEYGVDIEGVTLKFDKVQARKQAIVEQLSQGVNTLMKKGKIDVYQGTGRILGPSIFSPMPGTISVEMSNGDENEMLVPTNVVIATGSKPRGMAGLTVDGKYVMNSDHALQMKELPKSMLIVGGGVIGIEWASMLCDFGVYVTVIEYGPSILPTEDTDIVKEVTKQLEKRGVRIVTNARLDTGTIKIENDNVFISAKVSDKEELFEADKLLLSVGREANTQGIGLENTEIEVENGFIKVNDSYQTKESHMYAIGDVIGGLQLAHVASHEGLSAIEHIATGKTEALDVLKVPKCVYSYPEVASIGLTESAAQEQGYTLKVGKFPFKAIGKALVNGETDGFVKIVADEETNDILGIHMVGPHVTDLIGEASLAKLLDATPWEVSQAIHPHPSLNEVLVESALAVDNRAIHF
- a CDS encoding thiamine pyrophosphate-dependent dehydrogenase E1 component subunit alpha; amino-acid sequence: MQDVQIKHEDLGLSNEDVLAMFETMLMARRLDERMWLLNRSGKIPFVISCQGQEAAQVGAAFALDHNKDYIAPYYRDMGVVLHFGMTPRELMLSAFAKAEDPNSGGRQMPGHFGQKKNRILTGSSPVTTQVPHAVGVALAGRLQKEDFITFVTLGEGSSNQGDFHEGANFAGVHKLPVIIMVENNQYAISVPVERQLGCAKVSDRGIGYGMPGVTVDGKCPLQVYKVVKEAADRARSGEGPSLIETVTYRLTAHSSDDDDRQYRTAEDIAEGKAKDPVLLFEKYLMDAGVMTEKLRAEIEERIMAEVNEATDYAEAAPYATPEHALKYVYAPVDGGDV